The Chiroxiphia lanceolata isolate bChiLan1 chromosome W unlocalized genomic scaffold, bChiLan1.pri scaffold_40_arrow_ctg1, whole genome shotgun sequence genome contains a region encoding:
- the LOC116781345 gene encoding zinc finger protein 664-like, giving the protein MSFRESSTLLTHQRIHTGELPYTCRECGKRFRNNSNLIQHQRIHTGERPYSCGECGKSFRQISHLLKHQHIHTGERPYKCLECGKMFQTSSDLLLHHRTHTDERPFRCTDCGKGFSQNSHLIRHRRIHTGERPYKCGECGKSFTQSGNLTTHQRTHW; this is encoded by the coding sequence atgaGCTTCAGGGAGAGCTCCACCCTCCTCAcccaccagcgcatccacactggggagcTGCCCTACACGTgtagggaatgtgggaagaggttcAGGAACAACTCCAACCTGATCCAgcaccagcgcatccacactggggaacggccctactCGTGTGGGGAATGTGGAAAGAGCTTCAGGCAGATCTCCCACCTTCTCaagcaccagcacatccacactggggaacggccctacaagtgcCTGGAGTGTGGGAAGATGTTTCAGACCAGCTCAGATCTCCTCCTGCACCACCGGACACACACGGATGAGAGGCCCTTCCGCTGCACCGACTGTGGGAAGGGCTTCAGCCAGAACTCCCACCTCATCAGGCACCGtcgcatccacactggggagaggccctacaagtgtggggagtgtgggaagagcttcacccAGAGTGGTAACTTGACCACACACCAACGAACCCACTGGTAA
- the LOC116781326 gene encoding uncharacterized protein LOC116781326, with the protein MVQSGGTAVVMKMMQGRVARNVKSGLPPGRAGANGERTNGQTDERTNGPGTSAAAAAAAAATLATHSRSSSSSCSSSSSPSPAVPLSRCPAVPVPVPVPPPLSGPGHGPGRSPLPGGAAPSPALGGTAQSRPRPAPGAPAVALLWCWLWCWLWDGLCCWLWDGLWDGLWDGLWDGLGLSAPWLLLARARRLPGPAGDAGAAAAAASSAASPGRAPPPLPAAGGEARPETLEGRSEAVPGPGPNADGHVSPARKAKGPLQKRYRLGSLLGSGGFGRVYAGTHLADGAPVAIKAVPRDLIQRWGELPDGTLAPLEIVLLDKVSNGFRGVIQLLEWFELPNSFLLVVERPERSRDLSRLITAWRFLPEEVAWGLFRQVLKAVRHCTSCGVLHRDIKPQNILLDLATGELKLLDFGCGTFLQDTVYTQFAGTRHTARQSGSASNATAVRRQRSGPWASCSTRWSAGSTLSAKAPTPSGTSSRSHHGSLKAASTLSGGVCPSAPRAGQHWKTYCAILGCRAFTCSRRQERSTCSL; encoded by the exons ATGGTCCAGTCAGGAGGCACGGCTGTTGTTATGAAGATGATGCAGGGTAGGGTCGCACGAAACGTGAAG TCGGGGCTGCCCCCGGGGCGCGCGGGGGCCAACGGGGAACGGACAAACGGACAAACGGACGAACGGACCAACGGCCCCGGCACTtcggcagcagcagcggcggcagcagcagcgacTCTAGCGACGCACTCTCggtcttcctcttcctcttgctcttcttcctcctctccctctcccgCTGTCCCGCTGTCCCGCTGTCCCGCTGTCCctgtcccggtcccggtccccCCTCCACTCTCCGGCCCGGGCCATGGCCCCGGCCGTTCCCCTCTgccgggcggggccgccccgtCCCCGGCCCTGGGCGGCACGGCGCAGTCTCGCCCTCGCCCGGCTCCCGGCGCGCCGGCTGTGGCGCTGCTGTGGTGCTGGCTGTGGTGCTGGCTGTGGGacgggctgtgctgctggctgtgggaCGGGCTGTGGGACGGGCTGTGGGACGGGCTGTGGGACGGGCTCGGCCTCTCCGCCCCTTGGCTCCTCCTGGCTCGAGCCCGGCGCCtgccggggccggcgggggaCGCGGGCGCCGCGGCCGCTGCCGCCTCCTCGGCGGCTTCCCCGGGCAGAGCtccgccgccgctgcccgctGCGGGTGGGGAAGCCCGGCCGGAGACTCTTGAGGGGCGCTCGGAGGCCGTGCCGGGCCCCGGCCCGAACGCTGACGGCCACGTCTCGCCCGCACGGAAGGCGAAAGGGCCTCTGCAGAAGCGCTACCGGCTGGGTTCGCTGCTGGGCAGCGGCGGCTTCGGCCGCGTCTACGCGGGGACCCACCTGGCGGACGGAGCCCCG GTGGCCATCAAAGCCGTGCCCCGGGATCTCATCCAGCGGTGGGGCGAGCTG CCCGACGGCACCCTGGCACCCCTGGAGATCGTGCTGCTGGACAAGGTGTCCAATGGCTTTCGTGGTGTCATCCAGCTCCTGGAGTGGTTCGAGCTCCCCAACAGTTTCTTGTTGGTGGTGGAGCGTCCGGAGCGCTCTCGGGACCTCTCTCGCTTAATCACGGCGTGGAGGTTCCTGCCGGAGGAGGTGGCGTGGGGGCTGTTCCGCCAGGTGCTGAAGGCCGTGCGGCACTGCACCAGCTGCGGCGTCCTGCACCGGGACATCAAGCCTCAGAACATCCTCCTCGACCTGGCCACCGGCGAGTTGAAGCTCCTTGACTTTGGATGTGGCACCTTCCTTCAGGACACGGTCTACACCCAGTTTGCAG GAACACGTCATACAGCCCGCCAGAGTGGATCTGCTTCAAACGCTACCGCGGTGAGGCGGCAACGATCTGGTCCCTGGGCATCCTGCTCTACCAGATGGTCTGCGGGAAGCACCCTTTCTGCAAAGGCACCAACACCATCTGGGACCAGCTCTCGTTCCCACCATGGGTCTCTCAAG GCTGCCAGCACCTTATCAGGTGGTGTTTGTCCATCCGCCCCTCGGGCAGGCCAGCATTGGAAGACCTATTGTGCCATCCTTGGGTGCAGGGCATTCACCTGCTCTAGAAGACAGGAGAGATCCACGTGCTCACTTTGA